A stretch of the Archangium violaceum genome encodes the following:
- the tssK gene encoding type VI secretion system baseplate subunit TssK — MKNAQRVVWSEGMFMSPHHMQQLDLYHENLLDLRLGAVEPYPWGVYSLEFDMEALRAGRVQLRHFNGVLPDGMPIGFHSGDPEAPPARPTEGVFPPAQQVLDVYLGVPRERSGVESYGGGDRIGGNPRFTPTNRPVNDLTASTSIVPVAFAQRNVKLLFGTEPREDYDAIKIAELSRDRSGSLTLVENYIPPALRIDASPYIMSELRTLLRLIVAKQRQLASRRRHRDASALEFTASDVTLFLELSALNGIIPLLQHAIDAGNMRPHALYLALSQCAGQLCTFAADADPTTLPPFQFIQLRVTFEELFRRLQSLMRSVALEQCLTVQLQSGDDRLYRGKLEDERLDRCGQFFLSVRSELPERTVAEQLPKLAKLASWGDIQNLVQATSPGVPIQVNYRPPPEVPIQPGVLYFTLFTSDGYWKNAMRDRTLALYLPHPFDAAQTTVELLAVPTASR; from the coding sequence ATGAAGAACGCGCAGCGCGTTGTCTGGTCGGAGGGGATGTTCATGAGTCCCCACCACATGCAGCAGCTCGACCTCTATCATGAGAACCTGCTGGACCTCCGGCTGGGGGCGGTGGAGCCCTATCCCTGGGGCGTCTACTCCCTGGAGTTCGACATGGAGGCCCTGCGCGCCGGCCGCGTGCAGCTGCGCCACTTCAACGGCGTCCTTCCCGACGGAATGCCCATCGGCTTCCACAGTGGCGATCCCGAGGCCCCGCCGGCCCGCCCCACGGAGGGCGTCTTCCCGCCAGCGCAGCAGGTGCTGGACGTCTACCTCGGCGTTCCGCGCGAGCGCAGCGGCGTGGAGAGCTATGGTGGTGGAGATCGGATCGGCGGCAACCCCCGCTTCACCCCGACCAACCGGCCGGTGAACGACCTGACCGCGTCCACCTCCATCGTCCCGGTGGCCTTCGCGCAGCGCAACGTCAAGCTGCTCTTCGGCACCGAGCCGCGCGAGGACTACGACGCCATCAAGATCGCCGAGCTGTCGCGCGATCGCTCCGGCAGCCTGACGCTCGTCGAGAACTACATCCCGCCCGCGCTGCGCATCGACGCCTCGCCCTACATCATGAGCGAGCTGCGCACGCTGCTGCGGCTCATCGTGGCCAAGCAGCGCCAGCTCGCCTCGCGGCGCCGGCACCGGGACGCGTCCGCGCTCGAGTTCACCGCCTCGGACGTGACGCTCTTCCTGGAGCTCAGCGCCCTCAACGGCATCATCCCGCTGCTCCAGCACGCCATCGACGCGGGCAACATGCGGCCGCACGCGCTCTACCTGGCGCTCAGCCAGTGCGCGGGACAGCTGTGCACCTTCGCCGCGGACGCGGATCCCACCACGCTGCCGCCCTTCCAGTTCATCCAGCTGCGCGTCACCTTCGAGGAGCTGTTCCGCCGCCTCCAGTCGCTGATGCGCTCCGTGGCGCTCGAGCAGTGCCTCACGGTGCAGCTGCAGTCCGGCGACGACCGGCTCTACCGCGGGAAGCTCGAGGACGAGCGGCTGGATCGTTGTGGCCAGTTCTTCCTCTCCGTGCGCAGCGAGCTGCCGGAGCGCACGGTGGCGGAGCAGTTGCCCAAGCTCGCCAAGCTGGCCAGCTGGGGCGACATCCAGAACCTGGTGCAGGCCACCTCGCCCGGTGTCCCCATCCAGGTCAACTACCGCCCCCCGCCCGAGGTGCCCATCCAGCCGGGGGTCCTCTACTTCACCCTCTTCACCTCGGACGGCTACTGGAAGAACGCGATGAGGGATCGAACGCTCGCGCTCTACCTGCCGCACCCCTTCGACGCCGCACAGACGACGGTGGAGCTGCTCGCCGTCCCCACCGCCAGCCGCTGA
- the tssJ gene encoding type VI secretion system lipoprotein TssJ has translation MRRGLVKAQPQACPKACVRSGSRDKRVLLTLLLAAATGTSCAKRVGPTPCETPPPMQVVLDVSDQVNPDPRGRSLPTVVQVIQLKDSAKLERAGFRDLWNRPKEYLGEDLLQVAEFTVAPGQKLQRWIQRDPKARFILTMGHFRQPLGYSWRTVSALDPVPPPLCVERPAGDQGEPKPWDVRLRYRLQGYQIDILRPQATLTEPAPAAQSDEAEVPSHPKRSA, from the coding sequence GTGAGACGAGGACTCGTGAAGGCACAGCCACAGGCATGCCCCAAGGCATGCGTCCGTTCCGGTAGTCGAGACAAAAGGGTTCTGCTCACTCTCCTGCTCGCGGCAGCCACCGGTACCTCGTGTGCGAAGCGCGTGGGGCCCACGCCGTGCGAGACCCCTCCTCCCATGCAGGTCGTCCTGGATGTCTCCGATCAGGTGAATCCTGATCCGCGCGGACGCTCGCTGCCCACCGTGGTGCAGGTCATCCAGCTCAAGGACAGCGCGAAGCTGGAGCGCGCGGGCTTCCGCGACCTCTGGAACCGCCCCAAGGAGTACCTCGGAGAGGACCTGCTCCAGGTGGCCGAGTTCACCGTCGCCCCGGGCCAGAAACTCCAGCGGTGGATCCAGCGGGATCCCAAGGCCCGCTTCATCCTGACCATGGGCCACTTCCGCCAGCCGCTCGGCTACTCGTGGCGGACCGTCAGCGCACTGGATCCCGTGCCTCCGCCCCTGTGCGTCGAGAGGCCCGCGGGAGACCAGGGCGAGCCCAAGCCCTGGGATGTGCGGCTTCGCTACCGGCTCCAGGGCTATCAGATCGACATTCTTCGCCCCCAGGCCACGCTGACGGAGCCGGCTCCCGCCGCTCAGTCCGACGAGGCCGAGGTGCCATCGCATCCCAAGAGGAGTGCATGA